Proteins encoded together in one Fimbriiglobus ruber window:
- a CDS encoding helix-turn-helix domain-containing protein has translation MMTNTVSPRVVGQRLAEARKTRGITQEVAAEHLGISRPTFIAIEKGERAAKSTEIIKLAELYGQPVNYFVRVAEPVTDFQPHFRAAMEKVKPAEADQLRQAINDFKMFVENYLLLERRMKAPMRLNYPQQVELNSRVKVVELAEDVANRERQRLGLGDQPIPNIRNLLEAEVGARIFFGRLPRMFAGMFIFVDGLGGCMLINSVHPPEKQRASIAHEYAHLIVDRHTAGIDYLTIAGRKPPNERFAESFAMNFLMPSSSVRFRFNEIVNATGNFQIADLVRLKHFYSVSMEAMALRLESLGLLQVGTWDVIQSKGLSVREAEKQLGLFSQVSPEPAYPERYKFLAVHAYERGELSEKELANFLRCDVWDARQVIREAMLTVEVDAEGHSRSMHADFETSLLADPS, from the coding sequence ATGATGACCAACACCGTTTCGCCGCGGGTCGTCGGCCAGCGGTTGGCTGAAGCGAGAAAAACCCGCGGAATCACGCAGGAAGTGGCCGCCGAACACCTCGGGATAAGCCGTCCGACCTTTATTGCGATCGAGAAGGGAGAGCGAGCGGCCAAATCTACCGAGATCATCAAGTTGGCCGAACTTTATGGCCAACCAGTCAACTATTTCGTTCGCGTTGCCGAGCCGGTGACGGATTTCCAGCCCCATTTCCGGGCCGCTATGGAGAAAGTCAAGCCGGCCGAGGCGGATCAACTGCGTCAGGCGATTAACGACTTTAAAATGTTCGTCGAGAATTACCTGCTACTCGAACGGCGGATGAAAGCGCCGATGCGACTCAACTACCCACAACAGGTCGAGTTGAACTCGCGCGTGAAAGTTGTCGAGTTGGCCGAAGATGTGGCAAACCGCGAACGCCAGCGGCTGGGTCTCGGCGACCAGCCCATTCCGAACATCCGCAACCTTTTGGAAGCGGAAGTCGGGGCTCGCATATTCTTCGGCCGACTGCCGCGAATGTTCGCGGGCATGTTTATCTTCGTTGACGGCCTCGGTGGTTGCATGCTCATCAACAGTGTTCACCCGCCTGAAAAGCAGCGAGCCTCGATCGCACACGAGTACGCCCACCTGATCGTGGACCGGCACACTGCCGGGATCGACTATTTGACGATTGCGGGTCGCAAACCGCCCAACGAGCGATTTGCCGAATCGTTCGCCATGAATTTTCTGATGCCTTCTTCCTCGGTCCGATTCCGATTCAACGAAATTGTCAACGCCACGGGTAATTTTCAAATTGCCGATCTGGTTCGGCTCAAGCACTTCTACTCCGTGTCGATGGAAGCGATGGCCCTCCGGCTCGAAAGCCTGGGTTTGCTCCAGGTCGGCACCTGGGACGTGATACAGTCCAAGGGGCTATCGGTGCGAGAGGCCGAAAAGCAGCTCGGATTGTTTTCACAAGTCAGTCCCGAACCGGCCTATCCGGAGCGATACAAATTTCTGGCCGTCCACGCTTATGAGCGAGGCGAGTTGAGCGAGAAAGAACTGGCCAACTTCTTGCGCTGCGATGTCTGGGACGCCCGCCAGGTGATCCGGGAGGCGATGCTAACCGTCGAAGTCGACGCCGAGGGCCACTCGCGTTCGATGCACGCCGACTTTGAAACGTCCTTGTTGGCCGACCCCTCCTGA
- a CDS encoding rhamnogalacturonan lyase has translation MFKAGAVALGAILLLTLATAAFVPALAQPGPTEAPAPRPLLTRQMEKLGRGVVAIHQGGGKVFVSWRLLGTDPDNVAFNVYRRSGDEKPVKLNAEPLTKATCYQDTADLTKSTAYFVRPVLDGTEGVASAPFSFPTDPPARAYLAIPIQTLPGHTPNDAAVGDLDGDGEYEIVLKQEQRPRDNSQKGTTGETKLEAYKLDGTLLWRINLGKNIREGAHYTQFLVYDFDGDGKAEVICKTADGTVDGTGTVIGVPKADHRNADGYVLTGPEFLTVFDGQTGKALATVDYVPPRGKVADWGDAYGNRVDRFLAGVAYLDGERPSAVFCRGYYTRTVLAAWDWRGGKLTQRWTFDSDDGTTGNRAYRGQGDHSLSVADVDGDGKDDIIYGACCVGSNGKGLYSTGLGHGDALHVSDLDPDHPGLEVFNIHEKTRKNVGVSFRDAATGKVLWEKPSADVGRGVAMDIDPRHKGYESWASGPGLSGVWNVKGEQVSRRKPRSCNFGVWWDGDLLREILDRTTITKWNWEPETETTLLSATGCASNNGTKATPCLCADILGDWREEVIWRSADNKELRIYTTTIPTDHRLYTLMHDPQYRLSAAWQNVGYNQPTQSGFYLGEGMKPPPRPRITTTPVSR, from the coding sequence ATGTTTAAAGCCGGTGCGGTTGCGCTCGGCGCAATTTTGCTGCTGACGTTGGCTACGGCTGCCTTCGTTCCCGCCCTCGCACAGCCCGGGCCGACGGAAGCCCCCGCGCCTCGCCCGCTCTTGACGCGTCAGATGGAAAAGCTCGGCCGCGGCGTCGTCGCGATTCACCAGGGTGGCGGAAAGGTGTTCGTCAGCTGGCGACTGCTCGGCACCGACCCGGACAATGTGGCGTTCAACGTCTACCGCCGGTCCGGTGACGAGAAGCCGGTGAAACTGAACGCCGAACCACTCACAAAGGCGACCTGCTACCAGGACACCGCCGACCTCACGAAGTCGACCGCGTACTTCGTTCGCCCCGTGCTGGACGGCACCGAAGGAGTGGCGAGCGCGCCGTTCTCATTCCCCACTGACCCGCCCGCCCGGGCCTACCTCGCGATCCCCATCCAAACGCTGCCCGGCCACACGCCGAACGACGCGGCAGTGGGCGACCTCGATGGCGACGGCGAGTACGAAATTGTGCTGAAGCAGGAGCAGCGGCCGCGGGACAACTCGCAGAAGGGTACGACCGGCGAAACCAAACTGGAAGCGTACAAGCTCGACGGAACACTCCTCTGGCGGATCAACCTGGGCAAGAACATCCGGGAGGGCGCCCACTACACCCAGTTCCTCGTCTACGACTTCGACGGCGACGGCAAAGCCGAAGTGATCTGCAAAACCGCGGACGGGACGGTGGACGGCACCGGCACCGTGATCGGCGTCCCGAAAGCCGACCACCGAAACGCCGACGGCTACGTCCTCACCGGCCCCGAATTCCTGACGGTCTTCGACGGCCAGACGGGCAAGGCTCTCGCCACCGTCGATTACGTTCCGCCGCGCGGCAAGGTGGCCGACTGGGGGGACGCTTACGGCAACCGCGTCGACCGCTTCCTGGCAGGCGTCGCCTACCTGGATGGCGAGCGGCCGAGTGCCGTCTTTTGCCGCGGGTATTACACCCGCACGGTCCTGGCCGCGTGGGACTGGCGGGGCGGCAAACTAACCCAACGGTGGACGTTCGACAGCGACGACGGCACCACCGGCAACCGCGCGTACCGCGGCCAGGGCGACCACAGCCTCTCCGTGGCCGACGTGGACGGTGACGGCAAGGACGACATCATTTACGGCGCCTGCTGCGTCGGGTCCAACGGCAAGGGCCTCTATTCGACCGGCCTCGGCCACGGCGACGCCCTCCACGTCTCCGACCTCGACCCGGACCACCCCGGCCTCGAAGTGTTCAACATCCACGAGAAAACGCGAAAAAACGTCGGCGTTTCGTTCCGCGACGCGGCTACGGGCAAGGTTCTCTGGGAGAAGCCGAGCGCGGACGTCGGCCGCGGGGTGGCGATGGACATCGACCCGCGGCACAAGGGGTATGAATCGTGGGCGAGCGGGCCAGGGTTGAGTGGGGTGTGGAACGTCAAGGGCGAGCAAGTCTCGCGGCGGAAGCCCCGGTCGTGCAACTTCGGCGTCTGGTGGGATGGCGACCTACTCCGCGAAATCCTCGACCGCACCACCATCACCAAATGGAACTGGGAGCCGGAGACGGAAACGACACTCCTTTCCGCCACCGGCTGCGCCTCGAACAACGGCACCAAGGCGACGCCCTGCCTCTGCGCCGACATCCTCGGCGACTGGCGCGAAGAAGTCATCTGGCGGAGCGCCGACAACAAGGAACTCCGGATCTACACCACGACAATCCCGACCGACCACCGGCTGTACACCCTCATGCACGACCCGCAATACCGCCTAAGCGCAGCGTGGCAGAACGTCGGGTACAACCAGCCGACCCAGTCGGGTTTCTACCTGGGCGAAGGGATGAAGCCGCCGCCGCGGCCGCGGATTACCACCACGCCGGTCAGCCGCTGA